The DNA sequence GCAATCGCATTATAAAGGTTGTACCGCGTGATGGTTTCGGGCCCCACATCTTTCTCCAAGGTAAGCAGGGTATTGATAGGAACCATCTCGCCTGCCTTATTACGCACAAAGATAGAATTGAAAGATTCAGGATCTTTCCGATAGTCGAAATCCGACTGGATATATACGCGATACTGCCTACCAAAACGGCTGAAATCTCCGGCCTGCACACGGGCATAATACGAACGAATGGTCGACATCAAATCCAGGACATCTACCCCTAAAGATTTTGCTTTCACCACATCGATATTGACTTCATATTGAGGAAAATTCGATTTAAAGGTAGTGTAGGCATTGTCGATCTCCGGCAAGGTATTGAGCTGATTGATAAAAGTATCTGCAATCATATTGAAGTCGCGGATATCACCCCCCATACGATCTTGCAACACCAATTCCGTACCTGCAAAATCACCAAAACCTTGGACGGTAGGACGGGCAAAAACGGTAAATTGTGCTTCATGAATCTGGGAAAGATCTTTCCTTATGGTATCCATAAAGGCTTCAATTCCTTTAATCCCTAAGCGTTCTGCATGCGGCAACATATTGATATAGCCTGCGGCAAATGCCGGACTAGCACTACCATCCAAGGCATTGAAACCCGATACGGTCGTCATACCCAAGACATCTTCGCGCTTGCGCAAGATACTATCCGCCTTGCGCAAAACCTCTGTGGTACGCGCGAGTGATGCTCCTGGAGGCATTGCCAGATTGTAGGTAATAAAACCATCGTCCTCGGTCGGAATAAAACTCTTCGGAGAGCGGGACATCAGCACCAATCCAATGACACTAATAAGTGCTAAGCCCACCCAAGCGACAGTTTTATGGGTAATCAAAAACTTCACAGCAGCGATGTATTTCTCTGTAAAACGATCAAAAGCGGTATTGAAAGCGGTGAAAAATCGGTCTCGGTACTGCGCGAATTTATTCTTCTTTATACTCGCGTGCTCGCCTTCGGCATCTTCGTGTTTGGGAGCTTTCAGCAACAAGGCACATAGCGCCGGACTTAAGGTCAATGCATTGAGTGCCGAAATTAAGATGGCGGTGGCCAATGTATAGGCAAACTGTCGATAAAAAATCCCGGCAGGACCTTCCATAAAACCTACCGGCAAGAACACCGCAGCCATCACCATCGTAATAGATAAAATCGCTCCTGTAATCTCCGACATCGTACGTATGGTGGCCGCCTTCGGCTTTAGGCCGGTGCTGTGCATCTTCTGGTGAATGGCCTCGACGACCACAATGGCATCATCCACCACAATACCAATGGCCAGCACCAGGGCAAACATGGTAAGTACATTGAGCGAAAAGCCAAACATCTGCAAGAAGAAGAAAGTACCGACCAAAGAAACCGGGATCGCAATAGCTGGAATTAGCGTAGAGCGGAGGTCTTGCAAGAAGATGAATACAATGATAAACACCAGAATAAAGGCTTCAAACAAGGTGTGTTGCACCTGACTGATAGACTCATCGATCTGCTCCCGTACCGAATAAGTGATCTCATATTTAATCCCGTTGGGAAAGGAGCGCGCCTGCTCTTCCAGCACTTCACGAACAGCGACATCGATGTCATGGGCGTTAGAGCCACTGGTTTGGGTGAGATTCAGTGTTAAACCAGGGTTGCCATCTACTTTATTATCCGAGTTGAGGTTGGTTGCCCCAAACTCAATACGAGCCAGATCTTTTAAATATAAAACAGAGCCATCGTTATTGGTCTTAATGACCATATTTTCGAATTGTTCGGGCTGGGAGAATCGTCCCTTGTGCCGGATCACCGTTTCGAAAACCTCTTCGGAGGTTTCACCGAATTTGCCGGGCGCCATTTCAAAGTTCTGATCGCTGATGGCTTTCATAACATCTTGCGGAACAAGATTGTATAGGGCTAGCTTTTCTGGGTTAAGCCAGAGACGCATCGCATAATCGCGTGCACCTAACCTAGATACCTGTGCTACGCCATCTACCCGCAACAGTGGGCGCATCAGATTGATCTGTGCATAGGCTTGTAGAAAAGTTTCATCGTACACGGTGTCACGATGATCGGAGTACAGATTGATGGTCATGATCACGCCACTCTGCCGCGGCATCGTGGTAATACCCGCCTCGTTTACCTCCGCTGGTATGGAGCTTATTGCCCGTGAAATACGCGTTTGTACATTAACGGAGGCCACATCTGGGTTGGTGCCTGTTTTGAAGAACACCGTGACGGTTCCAGCACCTGAATTGGAGGCATTAGAACGGATGTACGTCATATCCTCTACACCATTGATCGCTTCCTCTATGGGAAGCAAAACGCTTTTAGCAACGGTTTCCGCATCTGCACCAGGATAGCTTAGCGACACCACCACACTCGGTGGTGCAATTTCCGGAAATCGCGTAACCGGCAATAATTTCATTCCTACTAATCCGAGGATAACTAATACGATGGATACCACCGTAGCTAGTACTGGACGTTCGACAAATATTTTAAGCATAGATAGATGTTAGTGTAAAAGAATAAAGCAAGGAATTCTCCTCCCTACTTATTTCTGAATAGGAATGATTGTGGAACCGTCGGTCAGCTTATCAAAGCCGCTTAACACCACGCGATCGCCTTCATCAACTCCTTCGGAGATAATGTAGTTGTCCTTACTTTTACCGCTGACCACTACATTTTTACGTTGTACCTGATTGGAGCCATCTACTACATAGACAAACGTACGATCCTGCAACTCATTGGTCGCTAACTGAGGCACCTGCAATACCGCTTCTTTTACTTCTGCAATTTTAAGGGTACCACTACTTCCCGAACGGAGGATATTATCTTGGTTGATGAAGGTCGCCCGTAGTGATATAGCCCCCGTACTCCGGTC is a window from the Sphingobacterium sp. lm-10 genome containing:
- a CDS encoding efflux RND transporter permease subunit, with product MLKIFVERPVLATVVSIVLVILGLVGMKLLPVTRFPEIAPPSVVVSLSYPGADAETVAKSVLLPIEEAINGVEDMTYIRSNASNSGAGTVTVFFKTGTNPDVASVNVQTRISRAISSIPAEVNEAGITTMPRQSGVIMTINLYSDHRDTVYDETFLQAYAQINLMRPLLRVDGVAQVSRLGARDYAMRLWLNPEKLALYNLVPQDVMKAISDQNFEMAPGKFGETSEEVFETVIRHKGRFSQPEQFENMVIKTNNDGSVLYLKDLARIEFGATNLNSDNKVDGNPGLTLNLTQTSGSNAHDIDVAVREVLEEQARSFPNGIKYEITYSVREQIDESISQVQHTLFEAFILVFIIVFIFLQDLRSTLIPAIAIPVSLVGTFFFLQMFGFSLNVLTMFALVLAIGIVVDDAIVVVEAIHQKMHSTGLKPKAATIRTMSEITGAILSITMVMAAVFLPVGFMEGPAGIFYRQFAYTLATAILISALNALTLSPALCALLLKAPKHEDAEGEHASIKKNKFAQYRDRFFTAFNTAFDRFTEKYIAAVKFLITHKTVAWVGLALISVIGLVLMSRSPKSFIPTEDDGFITYNLAMPPGASLARTTEVLRKADSILRKREDVLGMTTVSGFNALDGSASPAFAAGYINMLPHAERLGIKGIEAFMDTIRKDLSQIHEAQFTVFARPTVQGFGDFAGTELVLQDRMGGDIRDFNMIADTFINQLNTLPEIDNAYTTFKSNFPQYEVNIDVVKAKSLGVDVLDLMSTIRSYYARVQAGDFSRFGRQYRVYIQSDFDYRKDPESFNSIFVRNKAGEMVPINTLLTLEKDVGPETITRYNLYNAIAVNATPAPGYSSGDVMEAIEELAEAQLPGNYGFEWTGMSFEESQSGSQMIMIFALSILFVYFLLAAQYESYILPFAVLLSIPVGLVGVYATIGLVGLQNNIYVQVGLIMLIGLLAKNAILIIEFAVQERDKGLTIVDAAIMGARLRLRPILMTSLAFVAGLVPLMWSVGPSAIGNHSISFSAAGGMLSGVAFGIFVIPMLFIVFKTLDEKVRDKFKEEED